The following nucleotide sequence is from Myxococcus stipitatus.
ACCACGCGGCCCCGCGGATAGCCGCCCACGCCCAGCGCCCGGTCCAGGCCCACCGAACCCGAGGAGATGACCGAGACCTTCTGCTCCTGCGCGTCGCCTCCCAGCGTCATCACCGCGCCACGTCCGAACTGCTTCTCGATGGACGCCACCGCCGCCGCCACCGCCTTCAGCTTCTCCGTCAGCTTGCTCATCGTCTCCCTCGCCGCCCTTGCTCGTGGATGTGCTGTGCGCCTGCGCGGCCCGTGGGGCGCGCCAGCGCGCATCGACGGGGAGGCAGAGCAACGGCCATGCCCACGCGCGCCCAGTCGCGGGTGGGGCACGAGGAGCGTCCGGACCTGGAGCGAGGGGTCCCGAATCGCGGAGGCAGTGGCGCCCCGGCGCCTGACCTCGGGAGCGCGCGGAGGAGGCGTGCGTCGGGGCGGTCAGCCCGGCTGCGTCTCGAGGGAGGCCAGCGTGGCCTCGGAGTCGGTGGCGGACTGCGGGGCCGGAGCGGGGACCTCGCTGGCGCCGCCGATGTCTCGATGCAGCCGCGACATCGCGTCGTGGACGCGTGCCATGAGCGCGTCGCGACCCTCCGTCTTCAGGCCCTTCGTCTCGATGGGCTGGCCCACCTTCACGCGGATGACGCCGCGGTGGAAGAGGAACGAGCCCACGGGGAACATCCGCCCCGAGCCCTCGATGGCCACCGGGACGATGGGCACCTGGGCCTCCAGCGCGAGCATGAAGGGCCCCTTCTTGAAGGGCAGCAGGCGCCCATCCTCCGACCGCGTGCCCTCCGGGAAGGCCAGGATGCTCGCCCCCTCGCGGATGCGCTCACCCGCCTTTTTCAGGCTGGCCAGGGCCTGCGTGTGGCGCGAGCGGTCGACGAAGATCATCCCCGTCATCGACATGTACTGGCCGAGGAACGGCACGTAGCGAAGCACGTGCTTGGCGACGAAGCGCAGATTGACCGGCAGCGCGGCGAAGGCACAGGGGATGTCCAGCGCCGACTGGTGGTTCATCAGGAAGATGTGGGGCCGGCTCCAGTCGATGTCCGGCAGCGGCTCCACCTCCATCCGCGAACCGTTGATGCGCCAGTGCATCGGCGCCCAGAACCGCCGCGCCATCATCAGCGCCACGTCCCCGTTGCGAGTGAGCACCATCGCCACTCCCGCCAGGCTTATCCAGAACGCACCCCAGAGCATCAGGAAGAGGGCCTGGAACACGGTGAGCAGGAGATGGAGGAGCTTCATGGCACGGAGTCGGAGGGGACCCCGAGTCTTTCACTTGACGCGGCGCGTTGTCATGCGATTTCCACCTGGGAAGGGAGCGCTCGGCGCGCCGGTCGGTCGATGGCGCTTCGCGTTGAAGTTCGGAAGGGGCGGCATGACCTTTCGGGCGTGAAGACTCCACGCGAAGACACGCCCCATGTGGTCATCCTCGGCGGAGGGTTCGCCGGGCTCCAGGCCGCCCGCCGGCTGGCCAGGGGGCCGGTGCGGGTCACCCTGGTCGACCGCCACAACCACCACCTCTTCCAGCCGCTGCTGTACCAGGTGGCCACCGCGACGCTGAGCCCCAGCGAAATCGCCGCGCCGCTGCGGGCCATCGTCGGCCCGAGCGGCGTGTCGGTGCTCCTGGCGGACGCGACGGGCATCGACCCGGAGCGCAAGCGCGTGCTGCTGTCGGACGGAGAGCTTGGGTACGACTACCTCGTCATCGCCACGGGCGCGACGCACTCGTACTTCGGCAACGACCAGTGGGAGCAGGTGGCGCCGGGCCTGAAGTCCATCGAGGACGCGGTGGAGATTCGCCGTCGCGTCCTGCTGGCCTTCGAGCTGGCGGAGCGCGAGACGGACCCGCGCGTCCGTCGTGCGCTGCTCAACTTCGTCATCATCGGCGGGGGGCCCACGGGCGTGGAGCTGGCGGGGGCCCTGGCGGAGATCAGCCGCAAGTCGTTGCCGGGCGACTTCAAGAACATCGACCCGCGCCAGGCGCGCATCATCCTCGTCGAGGGCTTGGGCAAGGTGCTCCCCGTCTACCCGGACGACCTCACGGACACGGCCCGGCGCACGCTGGAGAAGCTGGGCGTGGAGGTCCGTACGGGCGCGCGGGTGACGAACATCGACTCGACGGGGGTCTACATCGGCACCGAGCACCTGGAGTCGCGCACGGTGTTGTGGGCCGCGGGGGTGGCCGCGTCCCCGCTGGCGCGCTCGCTCGGCGTGCCGCTGGACCGCGCGGGCCGCGTCACGGTGACGCCCGAGCTGACGGTGCCGGGCCATGACGACATCTTCGTCGTGGGCGACCTGGCGTCGCTCAAGCAGGAGGATGGGACGCCCGTTCCGGGGCTCGCGCCCGCCGCCATGCAGGAGGGGAAGCACGCAGCGAAGAACATCTTCCACCAGCTCCGCGGCGAGCCCATGACGCCTTTCAAGTATTGGGACCGGGGCTCCTACGCGGTCATCGGGCGCGGCCACGCGGTGGGCATCGCGTTCCGTCGGTTCAAGCAGTCCGGTCTCCCCGCTTGGCTGGCCTGGTTGTTCATCCACCTCACCTTCCTCATCGGGTTCCGCAGCAAGCTGGCGGTGCTCCTCGACTGGGCATACTCGTATCTGACGTTCGGCAAGTCGGCGCGCATCATCACGGGGGTCGCGCCGAGGCTGGACCAGCTCGCCCGACCCACGCTGGGAACGGGCGGCGCCTCCTCGCTCCCCACCGGCGAGACGCGGGAGCCCAGGCCGGCCCTGTCCCGCACGGAGCTGCCGACGTCCGTGCCGCATTGACGGTCGTCACCTGTCCGCTTCACGCCCCCTCCCGGTGGGGGCCGGCGTCCGAGGGCGCGCGCCATGGCGGGCTGGCGCCACGAGAGGGTGGGGCGCCTTCGGTGTTCGCGTGGAGCCAGCCCCGGCGGTCCAGGACGCGGCAGTCGATGGCGAGCTGCATGTCCACGTCCTCGATGCGCCCGTGGCCCTCCAGGTCCGCGCGGGTGAGCGCGAGCTTGAGCAGCCGGTCGTGGGCGCGCGCGGACAGCCCGTGGTGGCGCACCGCCAGCTCGAGCATCCGTTCCGCGCGAGGACTCAACACGCAGTGTCGGCGCAGCAGGTGGGACGGGAGCTGTGCGTTGCAGTGCACGCCGGGCTCGTCGCGGAAGCGCTCACGCTGGCGCCGCCGCGCCGCCTCCACGCGCTCACGGTAGTGACGGCTCGAGGGCTCCCGCGCTTCGGGGCTCGCCAGGTGGTGGTACTCCACCGGCCGCGTCTGCAGCGTGATGTCGACCCGGTCCAGTAGGGGGCCGCTGACGCGCGCGTGGTAGTCGAACACCCGGTGCTCGGGGCATCGGCAGGTGTGTCCGGGCACGTTGAAGTAGCCGCAGGGGCAGGGGTTCATGGCCGCCACCAGCATCACCTGGCAGGGATAGGTGATGTTCTGCGTGGCCCGGGCCAGGTGGATGACCCCTTCTTCCAGCGGCTGCCGCAGGACCTCCAGCACGTTCCTGCGGAACTCCGGCAACTCGTCCAGGAACAGCACGCCATGGTGGGCGAGCGACAGCTCCCCGGGGCGCGCGGTGGGGCCTCCGCCCACGAGCCCCGCGTCGGAGAGGGTGTGGTGGGGCGCGCGGAACGGGCGCTCGCGGACCAACGCATGCCCGTCGCCCAGCAGCCCCAGCACCGAATAGACCTTCGTCACCTCCAACGCCTCGGCGAAGGTCATCTCCGGGAGGATGCCGGGCAGCCTCCGCGCCAGCATCGTCTTGCCCGACCCTGGAGGGCCGCACATCAGCACGTTGTGGCCCCCCGCCGCCGCCAGCTCCAGCGCGAGCTTCAACTCCGGCTGTCCCCTCACGTCCGCCATGTCCGGGGTGGCGCCGGTTGGCTGCCGCGCGGACGCGGTGCCCGTGTCCCGGGCGAAGGGCGGGATGGGGCGCGTGCCCGTCAGGTGGTCCACCGCGTCCCGCAGGCTGCCCACCGGGTGCACGCGCAGCCCCTCCACGAGCGAGGCCTCGGCCGCGTTGGCCGCGGGCACCATGACCCCCTCGAAGCCCTTGTCCCTCGCCGCCACGGCCAGCGGCAGCACGCCCTTGATGGGCTTGAGCGTGCCGTCCAGCGACAGCTCCCCGCCGAAGAGATAGCGGGCCAGGGGCCCATCCTCGAGCAGCCTCGCCGCCGCGAGCACTCCCAGCGCGATGGGCAGCTCGAACGCCACGCCGTCCTTGCGCAAATCGGCGGGGGCGAGGTTCACGGTGATGCGCTTCTGCGGCAGCTCGAAGCCCGTGTTCTTCAGCGCGGACACGACGCGCACCTTCGATTCGCGCACCGCGCCTTCTGGCAACCCCACCACGTTGAAGTAGGGGAGGCCGAGCGCCATGTCGACCTCGCACTCCACCACCACCGCGTCGATGCCCATCAACGCCCCCGACCGCACCCTCGCCAGCATGTCCCGCCCTCCCCACGCCACTCGCGGCGGGCAAGAGCAACCTCCGTACCGGCACCGACCCGAGACGTGCGTTCCCTCCACCCAATCCCCAGG
It contains:
- a CDS encoding YifB family Mg chelatase-like AAA ATPase, with translation MLARVRSGALMGIDAVVVECEVDMALGLPYFNVVGLPEGAVRESKVRVVSALKNTGFELPQKRITVNLAPADLRKDGVAFELPIALGVLAAARLLEDGPLARYLFGGELSLDGTLKPIKGVLPLAVAARDKGFEGVMVPAANAAEASLVEGLRVHPVGSLRDAVDHLTGTRPIPPFARDTGTASARQPTGATPDMADVRGQPELKLALELAAAGGHNVLMCGPPGSGKTMLARRLPGILPEMTFAEALEVTKVYSVLGLLGDGHALVRERPFRAPHHTLSDAGLVGGGPTARPGELSLAHHGVLFLDELPEFRRNVLEVLRQPLEEGVIHLARATQNITYPCQVMLVAAMNPCPCGYFNVPGHTCRCPEHRVFDYHARVSGPLLDRVDITLQTRPVEYHHLASPEAREPSSRHYRERVEAARRRQRERFRDEPGVHCNAQLPSHLLRRHCVLSPRAERMLELAVRHHGLSARAHDRLLKLALTRADLEGHGRIEDVDMQLAIDCRVLDRRGWLHANTEGAPPSRGASPPWRAPSDAGPHREGA
- a CDS encoding NAD(P)/FAD-dependent oxidoreductase, encoding MKTPREDTPHVVILGGGFAGLQAARRLARGPVRVTLVDRHNHHLFQPLLYQVATATLSPSEIAAPLRAIVGPSGVSVLLADATGIDPERKRVLLSDGELGYDYLVIATGATHSYFGNDQWEQVAPGLKSIEDAVEIRRRVLLAFELAERETDPRVRRALLNFVIIGGGPTGVELAGALAEISRKSLPGDFKNIDPRQARIILVEGLGKVLPVYPDDLTDTARRTLEKLGVEVRTGARVTNIDSTGVYIGTEHLESRTVLWAAGVAASPLARSLGVPLDRAGRVTVTPELTVPGHDDIFVVGDLASLKQEDGTPVPGLAPAAMQEGKHAAKNIFHQLRGEPMTPFKYWDRGSYAVIGRGHAVGIAFRRFKQSGLPAWLAWLFIHLTFLIGFRSKLAVLLDWAYSYLTFGKSARIITGVAPRLDQLARPTLGTGGASSLPTGETREPRPALSRTELPTSVPH
- a CDS encoding lysophospholipid acyltransferase family protein — translated: MKLLHLLLTVFQALFLMLWGAFWISLAGVAMVLTRNGDVALMMARRFWAPMHWRINGSRMEVEPLPDIDWSRPHIFLMNHQSALDIPCAFAALPVNLRFVAKHVLRYVPFLGQYMSMTGMIFVDRSRHTQALASLKKAGERIREGASILAFPEGTRSEDGRLLPFKKGPFMLALEAQVPIVPVAIEGSGRMFPVGSFLFHRGVIRVKVGQPIETKGLKTEGRDALMARVHDAMSRLHRDIGGASEVPAPAPQSATDSEATLASLETQPG